The segment GCCGGGGGAGCGCTCGATCACGACGACCTCGACGCCGGCCGTGTCGAGCTGCCGGGCCAGGGCCAGACCGGCGATGCCGGCGCCGCAGACGATCGCTCTCATCGGGACCGGACCAGGCGGCGCAGGACGGTGGTGGTGTCGCCGCGCTCCGGGCCGAGCAGCGCGCGGTGCAGCATCACGCCGTCCACAGCGGCGGCGACCACGGCCGCGGTGGTCTCCGGGCCGGGCACGCCGTGGGCGGCGAGCCGGTCGGCCAGGTCGCGGCGGAAGTCGCGGATCACCTCGGCAAGCTGCTGCCGGAGTTGCTCGTCCCGGGTGGCCGCCAGGTACGCCTCGACCAGCAGCACCGAGGCCGGGTCGGTGCCGGTGTGCGGGTCGAGCGCCCGGAACAGCCGATCCACCGCGTCGGCGGCGCTGCGGGTGCCGGCCAACAGTGGCGTGACCTGCGCGGTGAGGGCGCGGGCGGTGTCCAGGGCGGCCTCGGTGAGCAGGGCCTGGACCGAGCGGAAGTGGTAGTGGACCAGGCCGGGCGCCACGCCGGCGCGCTCGGCCACCACCCGGGTGGTGGTGGCAGTCCACCCGCGCTCGACTATCAGCTCGGATGCGGCGCGCAGCATGCGCTCCCGCACTTCACGGCCTCGTTCGGTCGCGGTCACCATGTGGTCGCCTCCCTGGTCGATCGTCCAGGCCAATCGTATTGGGCAATCGACCAAACTCCAAACCCAGCTGACGGCCAGGGCTGCTTCGGCGGCCGGGAGGCAGCGCTGAGCGTCAGCTGGCGAACCTCGGCTGACGGCCAGGGCTGCTTCGGCGGCCGGGAGGCAGCGCTGAGCGTCAGCTGGCTTCAGCGGGTCAGGAGTTTGCGGATCTCCTGTGTCACCAGATCCGGGGCCTCCTCGGCCATGAAGTGGCCGCAGCTGACCGGCACGTGCCGCAGGTCCGGGGCCCAGGCCCGCCACCGGGCGGCGGCGTCGAAGCCGAGCATCGAACCCCAGTCCTGCTGCAGGACGGTGACCGGCATCGGCAGGACCCGGCCGGCCTCGCGGTCGGCGCGGTCGTGCTCGACGTCGATGCCGGCCGAAGCGCGGTAGTCGGCGACGATCGACGGGACAGCGTTCCGGCAAGCGTCCAGGTAGGCGGCGCGGACGTCCGGCGGGATGGCGGCAGGGTCGTTCGCCCAGAGGTCCAGGAAGTGGCCGAAGAACTCGTCGGCGGTCGCGGCGATCATGCGTTCCGGCAGGCCGGGCGGCTGGGCCATCAGGTACAGGTGAAAGCCGACGGCGGCGCTCGTCCCGTGCATCACGTCCCACATGTCCAGCGTCGGCAGCACGTCGAGCGACGCCAGGTGGGTGACGGTGTCCGGGTGGTCCATGGCGGTGCGGATCGCGACCAGCGCACCCCGGTCGTGGCCGGCCAGCGCGAACCGGTCGTGGCCCAGTCGCCGGGCCAACTCGACGATGTCGGCGCCCATGGTCCGCTTGCTGTAGGTGTCCGGGCCGTCCTCGGCCGGCTTGTCGCTGGCGCCGTAACCGCGCAGGTCCGGGCAGATCACCGTGTGGTCGGCGGCCAGGTCGGCGGCGACGTGCCGCCACATCAGATGGCTCTGCGGGAAGCCGTGCAGCAGCACGATCGGGCTGCCGGAACCGGCGACGGCGGTGTGCAGTTCGACGCCCTCGGCGACGGGGACTCGCAGGTGTTCGAAGTTCATGGGAGAAACTGTCGCGGGTCCGGATGAGCATTGGATGAGCACGGCGGTAGCGTGACCTGCGTGCGGATCCGGTTCGGTGTGCTGGGACCGGTGGCCGCCGAGGATCCGGCCGGCCGCCCGGTCGCGCTGAAGGGCCCGATGCATCGCGCGGTGCTGGCCCGGCTCTTGGTCGCCCGCGGTCGGGTCGTCCCGGTCACCGCCCTGGTCGACGATCTCTGGGTGGCGCCTCCGGACGGCGCGGTCGCCGCGGTCCGCACCTTCGTGGCGGCCCTGCGGCGCGCGCTGGAACCGGATCGGCCACCCAGGGCGCCGGCGGCTCTGCTCATCACCAAAGGCCCGGGGTACGCGCTGAAGCCCACAACCGGCGACGTGGACGCCTGGCGTTTCGAGCAGACCGCCGTCGACCCGTCCGCCACGCTCGCCCAGCTCACCGATGCACTGGCCGAGTGGCGCGGGTCGGCGTACGCGGACTTCCCGGACGCCGCCTGGGTCCGCCCCGAGCGTGCCCGCCTGACCGAACTGCGGCTGCACGCCGTCGAACGCCTGGCGAACGCCCGGCTCGAGGTGGGTCGCGCTGCCGAAGCGGTGCCCGACCTGGACGCGCACGTGGCCGAGCACCCGTGGCGGGAGGAGGGGTGGCGGCTGCTGGCGTTGGCGCTCTACCGGTCCGGGCGGCAGGCTGATGCGCTCGCGGTGCTGCGCCGGGCCCGCACGCTGCTCGCCGGGCAGCTCGGGATCGATCCGGGTCCGGGTCTGCGCGAGCTGGAGAGCGACATCCTCCAGCAGAAGCCGCACCTCGATCACCCGGAGGCGGAAGCGGTCTGGGCGCGGGCCGCGGCGACGTACGACCGGGTGCTGCACGGCGGCGCCCGGCTGGAAGCGGCGGTCGGGCTGCTGCGGAACCTGGCGGTCGCCGGGCCGGAAGGGCTGGAGGCGGCCCGGGAGCAGCGGGCGGCAGCGGTCGCCGCTGCTGAGCAACTCAACGATCCCGAATTGACGGCCCGGGTGATCGGCGCCTACGACGTGCCGGCCATCTGGACCCGGGTGGATGATCCGGCGCAGGCGGCCGCGGTGGTGGCCGCGGCTGAGCGTGCCCTGGCCGCGCTGCCTGCCGGGGCGCATCCGACGGCGCGGGCCCGGTTGCTGGCCACCGTCGCGGTCGAATCGCGAGGTGTCACCGATCCCCGGCCGTGGGAGTGCGCGGTGGAGGCCGAAGCGATCGCGCGGTCGCTCGACGATCCCGGGTTGCTGGTGTTCGCGCTCAACGGGGTGTTCCTGCAGAGCTGCCGCGGAACCGGGCAGTCGGGCCGGCGGGACGCGATCGGCGCGGAGATCGTCGCGGTTGCCGGGCGGCACGCGCTGGGGCCGGCGGAGGTCCTCGGCCACCTGATCAGGATGCAGGCCCAGGCAGCCGTGGCCTCGTTCGCCGAGGCCGACCGGCACGCGGCGGCGGCTGATGCCCTCGCGGCCAGGCATTCGTTACCGCTGGTCGGCGTCTTCACGGAGTGGTACCGGGCGTTGCGGGCCGACATGACGGGTGGAGCGGCCGGTGAGGCTCTGTCGGCCGGCTTGGCGCCCGGTACTGGTCCGCCAGCCGGCTTTGCGCTCGGTATGGCTCCGCCGGCCGGCTTTGCGCTCGGTATGGCTCCGCCGGCCGGCTTTGCGCTCGGTATGGCTCCGTCGGCCGGCGCAGCCCCGGTTCCGGGCGGGGCGGCGGAGGTCCCGGACGAATTGGCTCGCGTCGAGCAGGCTTACCGGGCGGCCGCGGCCCGCCTCGACAACGCCGGGATGCCCGGGATGCGGGACGGGCTGCTGTCTCTCGCGCTGCTCGGCGTCCGGCTGCGGCGCGGGCTGCCGTTGGTCGATGAAGGCGCCTGGGGTCCGTACGAAATGTGGGTCCGGCCCTTGCTCAGCCCGGGCGTCGCCCTGGGTGACCTGCCTGATCCGCCGCCCGGGCTGCTGGCCGAGGCGCTCTGGTGCCTGTTTGCGCAGGCCGCGGTGGATGCCGGTGATGGGGCGGCGATGCGCCGGGCCCAGCAGGCGCTGGGCCCGGCGGCCGGAGAATGGGCCGGTGCGGCCAGCGGGCTGCTGACTGTTGGCCCGGTCCGT is part of the Actinoplanes sp. NBC_00393 genome and harbors:
- a CDS encoding TetR/AcrR family transcriptional regulator translates to MVTATERGREVRERMLRAASELIVERGWTATTTRVVAERAGVAPGLVHYHFRSVQALLTEAALDTARALTAQVTPLLAGTRSAADAVDRLFRALDPHTGTDPASVLLVEAYLAATRDEQLRQQLAEVIRDFRRDLADRLAAHGVPGPETTAAVVAAAVDGVMLHRALLGPERGDTTTVLRRLVRSR
- a CDS encoding alpha/beta fold hydrolase — translated: MNFEHLRVPVAEGVELHTAVAGSGSPIVLLHGFPQSHLMWRHVAADLAADHTVICPDLRGYGASDKPAEDGPDTYSKRTMGADIVELARRLGHDRFALAGHDRGALVAIRTAMDHPDTVTHLASLDVLPTLDMWDVMHGTSAAVGFHLYLMAQPPGLPERMIAATADEFFGHFLDLWANDPAAIPPDVRAAYLDACRNAVPSIVADYRASAGIDVEHDRADREAGRVLPMPVTVLQQDWGSMLGFDAAARWRAWAPDLRHVPVSCGHFMAEEAPDLVTQEIRKLLTR
- a CDS encoding AfsR/SARP family transcriptional regulator, whose product is MRIRFGVLGPVAAEDPAGRPVALKGPMHRAVLARLLVARGRVVPVTALVDDLWVAPPDGAVAAVRTFVAALRRALEPDRPPRAPAALLITKGPGYALKPTTGDVDAWRFEQTAVDPSATLAQLTDALAEWRGSAYADFPDAAWVRPERARLTELRLHAVERLANARLEVGRAAEAVPDLDAHVAEHPWREEGWRLLALALYRSGRQADALAVLRRARTLLAGQLGIDPGPGLRELESDILQQKPHLDHPEAEAVWARAAATYDRVLHGGARLEAAVGLLRNLAVAGPEGLEAAREQRAAAVAAAEQLNDPELTARVIGAYDVPAIWTRVDDPAQAAAVVAAAERALAALPAGAHPTARARLLATVAVESRGVTDPRPWECAVEAEAIARSLDDPGLLVFALNGVFLQSCRGTGQSGRRDAIGAEIVAVAGRHALGPAEVLGHLIRMQAQAAVASFAEADRHAAAADALAARHSLPLVGVFTEWYRALRADMTGGAAGEALSAGLAPGTGPPAGFALGMAPPAGFALGMAPPAGFALGMAPSAGAAPVPGGAAEVPDELARVEQAYRAAAARLDNAGMPGMRDGLLSLALLGVRLRRGLPLVDEGAWGPYEMWVRPLLSPGVALGDLPDPPPGLLAEALWCLFAQAAVDAGDGAAMRRAQQALGPAAGEWAGAASGLLTVGPVRGFLDAIGRRLDAVDQRLDAVDQRLDAVDRRLDAVDQRLGAVDQRLSRPAGRRGASHPRPDEPTPGPHPPA